Part of the Candidatus Binatia bacterium genome is shown below.
AAGCGCGCGGGAGGGCTCTTGATCTCGGCCCCTCCGGGACCGATCGGGGTCTCGGGGCTCCAGTCGCTCCAGCCCTCGTCGGGCGTCTGGCTGAGGCCGCTGCGCGAGGACCACGTCGCCTCGCCGTCGCGAAGGGAGACGAGCGCGCGTCCCCAGGACGCCACCGAGCGGAGGTCGTGCGCGTCGGAGAGATAGGTCCCCTGCGCCGCGGGGCCGGAGCCCAGGGCGTAGAGGATGGCCGGGTTCCCCGTGGCGGCGAAGGTCTCGCCGCCGGAGCGGATCAGGGCGAGCACCTGCTTTTCGTCCGGGGCGCCGAGCAGCGCGTACTTGCGATTGGTCGAGACGCGGAAGAGCGCGCCCGGGTCGCCCGTCGACACCCACACCGACTGGTCGTCGGCGGGAATCATGGAGTAGATGTAATCGGCCGTGGGCGCGTAGAGCAGCCGCGCGCTCCCGTCGGGCTGCACCAGGTAAACGCCGCTCCGCCCGCCGCTCGTGGGCGTGACGTCGACGGCGTAGGGACTGGCGCCGCCTCCCCCCGCCGAGCGCGAGGACGCCTGCCCCTTGCTCGCGCCGACCGCGACGGAGCCGTCGGGAAGCACCGCGATGGCCCGGATCTCGTCGGCGTCGGCGTCGTAGATCACGCGCTGGCGCCCGGCGCCCTCGACCTTCACGAGGAGCCCCTTCGCCCCTGTGCCCGCGAGGAGCGCGCCGTCCTTGGCCCAGGCGAGGGCGAGCACGTTCACGTCCTTGGTCTCCGCGTAGACGGAGCCCTTTCCCGGCCCCGTCACCTGGAAGATCTTCCCGCGGGGGCCGGTGCCGGCGTAGAGGGCGCCGTCCTTGCCGACCAGGAGCGACCAGATCGATTCCTCGCCCGTCTTGAAGTAGCGCGTCGTGTCGCCGCGCGCCGTGATCCGGAAGATCTCGCCCCCGGGCGCCGACGCGGCGTACACGTCGTCCCTGGCGTCCACGGCCATCGCGGTGATCTCGCTGGCGCCCGTCCTCCAGAGAAGCTTCGCTCCCTCGCCGCGCGTCCAGCGGTAGATGGCGCCGTTGTCGCCCGTGCCGAAATAGACCCGTCCCTTCGCGTCGCGCGCGAGGCTCCAGATGTAGGCCACGTCGGGAAGGCGCGTCACGACCGAATCCCATCCCGGTCCGAGGCTCAAGTAGCCGTCGCTCTCGATCGAGACGCCCACGACCTGCTCTCCCTGGAGGAAGTCTCCGGCGCTGTCCAGCCGCCAGAAGGAGGTGCTCACGGCGAGCGCGCCGGGGGCGTGGCAGGCGAGAAGAAGGACCGCGGCACTCCATGCCGCGACGAGCGCGGAGGGTCGAAGGGGCGTCAGAATGGCTCTCCTTTCGCGGCGGGACGGGCGCGGCGTCATCGGGAGGCGTCTCGAGGCGCGATCATCGGTTTCCGGGAATGACGGTGACGGTGGCGCTCTCGCATCCGCGCACGACGTGCCCCAGCGGGATCGCGGCCTCGGACACGGTCGCGCCCTTGGTGGCGGCCGACTCGCCCGACTTGGGCGATGAGCCGAGCACGTTGAGCACGGAGCCGGGCGCCTGGGACATCTCACGGCCGCCCACGACGGCGCCGCCCGCGGCGCGATAGAGCTGCACGTAGATCCGGTCGGACGGACGGTCCGATTCGATCAGATCGGCGAGCTGGTCGAACGTCTCGGGCTGATATCGCTCCGGCGCCCGCTGCATCTCCCACTTCTCGGTCTCGGTCGCGTCGCAGACGCGCACCGTGAGATCGCCCGCCGGCGTCGAGGGCGGGACGCGGACCCGCACGCGGCGGGTCTCGACCAGGCGGTTCGAGCGGCGGAGCGTGAGGTCCACGTCGAGCGAATCGCCCGCGATGACGGCGGCGGGCGCGACGCGGATCCCGAGCAGCGCAGCCTCGTCGATCCCCTCCTCCACGCGCACGCTGACGCGCGCCGAGTCGAGCCGCGAGGGGCGGAACCGGTCTCCGAGGAGAAGCGTGAGCGACTGCCCCACGGTCTCTCCCACCCCCGAGACGGGTGCCGTGCTGATGAAGGTGTCTTCCTTGTGGATCGTGCGCGCGCCGCCGTTCATGTAGAGCGCGAAGTCGTACCGCAGCGTGGCCACGCCGGCGTCGTAGAGCGCTTCGGAGATCGAGTTCACGACGGTCGCGCTTACGAGCGCGGGCGTGAGATAGCGGCTCCGCGCCACCTCCATGCGGTAGGAGCGGGAACGCCCGCCGGTCCCGGTGATCGCGACGGAGACCGGAATCATCGACGGCGACGGGCCCAGGGTCCCCGCGATCCCCGTGCTCCGGTCGGCGAAGATGGTGCCGCAGGTCACCGTGGGCGAGCCGATCTTGTTCGAGATCTCCTGGCTGGACATGATCGTGTGGATCCTGGCCGCCGTCATCGGCAGCTCCATCCAGCCCATCGCGAGGAAGGGATGCCCGAAGGCGAGCACGCGGTCGCCGTCGCGGTAGGTGACGGTGCCGATCGCCGCCGCCGACCAGTCGCCCCGCACCAGCTGAACCCCCACGGCCGAGCCGGGGCGGAGCGAGTCGCAGGAGCCCCCGGGGGCGTTGGCCCCGCCGGGGCTTGCGACGAAGCCGCGCTCGGAGAGCCAGGGCTGGAGGTAGCGGATCGCTTCGCTGGTGAAGCCGGCGAGCGCGAGCGGCGTGGCGATCGGCCTCGCGCCGCCGACGTCGCCCGACGGCTCCTTGGGCGCCCCGAGGGATCCGAAGGCGTCCTCGGGGTTCGACGGCCGGGCGCCGGGGGCCGGGAGGAGGCTCAGCATCTGGTCGATCGGCGTGATCCCCGCCATCGGCTCCTTCAGGAAGGCCCAGGTGTAGGAGACCGCGCCGATCAGCTTTCCCCCGACGTAGACCGGGCTTCCGCTCATCCCCGCGATGACGCCGGTCCGGTCCACGACCGGGCCCGACGCTTTCGCCATGATGAGGTCGAAGCCGGGGCGATAGCTCTTCAGCACCCCCACGATGGTGACCGAGAAGGTGTCGATCTGGGTGCCGGAGAAGACGCTGTAGCCGGTGCCGACCATCCCCTCGCGGATCTCGGAGACGGGGAGCCTGGCCGAGGGCGGGATGAGCGGCGGCGGGGCCGCCCAGGCGGCGCCGGGCAGCGTTCCCCCCGCGAGGACCCCAGCGATTCCGGAGGCGAGGAGGAGAGCCGGTAGGACGCGCCCGAGCGCGCGACGAATGGTCATTAGTAGTGGGAACAATACGGACTGGAGGAAGGTTCCGTCAACGAGTCCCGCCCGATCCCCGCGCCCGGTCACGCAGCGAGGCCAGGCGCTGGAGCGCATCCAGCGGCGTGAGCCGCTCCACCGGGGCGTCGGCCAGCTCGACGAGGAGCGCCGCCCGCTCGTCCGCCCCCACGCCCCGCCCCGGGCCGCCCCCCGCGTCCCCCCGCGCGCCGTTCTGGCCGGCGGCGTGCTCCCGCTCCAGGCGCGCCAGGATCTCCTCGGCGCGGGCGAGCACCTCCCCCGGCACGCCGGCGAGCTGGGCGACGTGGATCCCGTAGGAGCGGTCGGCGCGCCCCGGCGCGATCACGTGCAGGAAAACGATCCTCCCCCCGGTCTCCGAGACCCGCACGTTCCGGTTCTTGAGGCGCGGCAGAGTCGCCTCGAGATCGGTCAGCTCGTGGTAGTGGGTGGCGAAGAGGGTTCGCGGGCGCGCGCGCGGGCCCTCGTGCAGGGCCTCGGTCACCGCCCACGCGAGGGAGAGCCCGTCGTAGGTGCTGGTCCCCCGCCCCACCTCGTCCAGGAGCACCAGGCTCTGGTCGGTGGCCTGGCGCAGGATGGCCGCGGTCTCCTCCATCTCGACGAAGAAGGTCGAGGCGCCGCGCGCGATCTGGTCCGAGGCGCCGACGCGCGTGAAGATCCGGTCGGCGAGCCCGATCTCGGCCGACGCCGCCGGGACGTAGGAGCCGACCTGCGCGAGATAGACCGCGAGCCCCACCTGGCGCAGGAAGGTGGACTTGCCCCCCATGTTGGGGCCGGTGATCAGCCAGATCTGCTCCCGCTCCCCGTCGAGCGCGCAGTCGTTCGGAACGAAGGCGCCGCCGTCCAGCGCGCGCTCCACCATCGGATGCCGCGACTGCTTCAGCACGAGCTTCCGGCTCTCGGTCAGGACCGGGCGCGTCCAGCGCTCGCGTGCGGCGGTCTCGCCGAGCGCGCGGTACAGGTCGAGCTCGGCCACCACGCGCGCGGCGTCGTGCAGGGCGCCGATCGACTCCAGGCACCGCTCGCGCAGGCGGTGGAAGTGCGCCGCCTCGGAGCGGCGGCTCTCCACGTTGGCCGCCTCGATCCGCTCCTCCATCCGCTTCAGCTCGGGCGTGACGTAGCGCTCGGCGCCGGCCAGCGTCTGCTTTCGAATGTAGTCCTCGGGCGCGCGGGCGAGCTGCGAGCGGGTGATCTCGATGTAGTAGCCGAAGACACGGTTGTAGCCCACCTTGAGATTGGAGATCCCCGACCGCGCGCGCTCCCGCGCCTCGAGCGCGAGCACCTGCTCGCGGCCGTCGCCCGCGTCGCTCCGCATGGCGTCCAGGTCGGGATCGAACCCCGGACGGATGATCCCCCCCTGGGTCGCGGTGAGCGGGAGCTCCTCCATCAGCGCTTCCTCGAGCAGCGCCGCGAGCCCCGAGAGGTCGGGAAGCGCCTCGCGCCAGGCGCCGATCGCCGCCCCCGTCCGCGCCTCCAGCGTAAGGCGCACGGCGGGCAGGCGCCGGAGCGCGTCGCGCACGGCGCCCAGGTCGCGGGGCGCCGCGCGTCCGGAGCCCAGGAGTCCGAGCGTGCGCTCGAGATCGGGGAAGCGGTGGAGCCGCTCGGCCAGCTCGGCCCGGAGCGGCGCCGACTCGGCGAAGCAGGCCGTGCGGTCGAGGCGCGACGTGACCACCGCGCGCTCGCGCGCCGGCTTCCTGAGGAGCGCCCGGAGCGCCCGCGCTCCCATCGAGGTCTCGGTGCGGTCGAGCAGGTGGAGCAGCGCGTGCTCCTTCCCCGCCGGCGACTCGAAGACCTCGAGATTCCGAAGCGTCACCTCGTCGACGACGAGCGGCTCTCCCTCGCGGAGCGGGCGGATCTCCCGGATCTGCGGCAGGTCCGATTTCGCGAGCGAGCGCAGGTAGTCGAGCAGCGCGCCGGCCGCGCCCAGCCCCTCGCGTCCCGCGTCCAGCCCGAACGCGTCGAGGCGGGCCACCGAGAAGTGCCGGAGCAGCGCCTGGCGTCCCGCCTCGGGATCGAACCGCGCCGGCTCGCGGCGCGTGATCGGCACCTTGCCGTAGGGCGAGCCCTCGCCGTCGCCGCACGCCGGGTCGCGCCCGCCGCGACCGGATAGCGGCAGCAGCACCTCGCGCGCGGGAAACGCGAGCGGGAGCGCGGCGAGTCCCTCGGCGTCCACCGTCCCCGCGCGAAATTCCCCCGTCGAGACCTCGGCCACGGCGACCCCGATGCGCGCCTCGCCGGGGGCGAGCGCCACGATGTAGTGGCTCTCGGTCGCCTCCAGAAGCCCGAGCCGCGTGACCGTGCCCGGCGTGAGCACCTCCACCACCTGGCGGTCGACCAGCCCCTTCGCCTCCTCGGCGCTCTCCATCTGCTCGGCGATCGCGACCGAGTAGCCGTGCTCGACCAGCTTCTTGAGGTACCCCTCGACCGAATGGTGCGGCACGCCCGCGAGCGGAAGCGGGTCGCGCTTCTTGTCGCGGGAAGTCAGCGCGATGCCGAGCACGCGCGAGGCGACGAGCGCGTCCTCGCCGAAGGTCTCGTAGAAGTCGCCCATGCGGAAGAGGAGGATGCTCCCCGGATGCTCCGCCTTGAGCCTCCGGTACTGCTCGAGCATCGGGGTCGTCTCCCCGCGGGCGGCGACGCTCTCCGCCGCGCCGTTCGCTTCCGTGCGGACCGGGGTGGTCTCCACGCTAGTGGGGCACGACCTGGTAGGAAAGCCCTCGCTCGCGCCGGAGCCGCTCGCCCAGCGCGCGCGCCTCGTCGCGCGTGGCGAAGGAGCCCGCGCGCACGCGGAAGAGGGGCGGCGTCTCGGTCCCCTGTCGTACCGACACGTCGTCGTTCCCCGCCTGGCGCAGCTCGCCCGCCAGCGCGTCGGCCAGCCCCTTCTTCGTGAACGCGCCGATCTGGATGGCGTATCCGCCGCCGATCGGCAGGAGGGGCGTCACCGTGTCGCCGGGGCGGATGCCGCGGTCGCGGACCCGCGCCGCCTCGTAGGAGAGCGGGAAGCGCTGCGCCACCTGGCGGAACACGCTCGCCGCGTCGGCCGGACGCCCCACCGCTTCGAGCGCGATGCCCATGGCGTAGAGCGCCTGCGGCGCGTACTCCCCCTGGGGATGGCGCTCGAGAAGCGTCCGGAGCGCGGCCATCGCCGCCGAGGGCTTGCTGGCGCGCAGCGCGGCCTGGGCCGTGGCGTAGTCGTAGGACTCCTCCTCGGGCGAGCCCCGGAGATCGGACTCGGCGGAGGCCAGGAACTGGAGCGCTCCCGCGGCGTCCCCGCGGCCGAGCTGCGCCAGCCCGCGCGTCACGAGGGCCTGCCGTCCCGTCGCGCTCCG
Proteins encoded:
- a CDS encoding SpoIVB peptidase S55 domain-containing protein, with the protein product MTIRRALGRVLPALLLASGIAGVLAGGTLPGAAWAAPPPLIPPSARLPVSEIREGMVGTGYSVFSGTQIDTFSVTIVGVLKSYRPGFDLIMAKASGPVVDRTGVIAGMSGSPVYVGGKLIGAVSYTWAFLKEPMAGITPIDQMLSLLPAPGARPSNPEDAFGSLGAPKEPSGDVGGARPIATPLALAGFTSEAIRYLQPWLSERGFVASPGGANAPGGSCDSLRPGSAVGVQLVRGDWSAAAIGTVTYRDGDRVLAFGHPFLAMGWMELPMTAARIHTIMSSQEISNKIGSPTVTCGTIFADRSTGIAGTLGPSPSMIPVSVAITGTGGRSRSYRMEVARSRYLTPALVSATVVNSISEALYDAGVATLRYDFALYMNGGARTIHKEDTFISTAPVSGVGETVGQSLTLLLGDRFRPSRLDSARVSVRVEEGIDEAALLGIRVAPAAVIAGDSLDVDLTLRRSNRLVETRRVRVRVPPSTPAGDLTVRVCDATETEKWEMQRAPERYQPETFDQLADLIESDRPSDRIYVQLYRAAGGAVVGGREMSQAPGSVLNVLGSSPKSGESAATKGATVSEAAIPLGHVVRGCESATVTVIPGNR
- a CDS encoding SPOR domain-containing protein — protein: MRLGRFRAAALALLVAGAATLVAAAPRKEAKKPSAPEANAALLASAREAFDRGRPEEARAILIRIPENGLAPDKADAAAYLRALLLEDGNAYDQALSEYLTRYPKGAFRREATLAQARLRYVSGDYAQAENLLAIFTPGVERSATGRQALVTRGLAQLGRGDAAGALQFLASAESDLRGSPEEESYDYATAQAALRASKPSAAMAALRTLLERHPQGEYAPQALYAMGIALEAVGRPADAASVFRQVAQRFPLSYEAARVRDRGIRPGDTVTPLLPIGGGYAIQIGAFTKKGLADALAGELRQAGNDDVSVRQGTETPPLFRVRAGSFATRDEARALGERLRRERGLSYQVVPH
- the mutS gene encoding DNA mismatch repair protein MutS, yielding METTPVRTEANGAAESVAARGETTPMLEQYRRLKAEHPGSILLFRMGDFYETFGEDALVASRVLGIALTSRDKKRDPLPLAGVPHHSVEGYLKKLVEHGYSVAIAEQMESAEEAKGLVDRQVVEVLTPGTVTRLGLLEATESHYIVALAPGEARIGVAVAEVSTGEFRAGTVDAEGLAALPLAFPAREVLLPLSGRGGRDPACGDGEGSPYGKVPITRREPARFDPEAGRQALLRHFSVARLDAFGLDAGREGLGAAGALLDYLRSLAKSDLPQIREIRPLREGEPLVVDEVTLRNLEVFESPAGKEHALLHLLDRTETSMGARALRALLRKPARERAVVTSRLDRTACFAESAPLRAELAERLHRFPDLERTLGLLGSGRAAPRDLGAVRDALRRLPAVRLTLEARTGAAIGAWREALPDLSGLAALLEEALMEELPLTATQGGIIRPGFDPDLDAMRSDAGDGREQVLALEARERARSGISNLKVGYNRVFGYYIEITRSQLARAPEDYIRKQTLAGAERYVTPELKRMEERIEAANVESRRSEAAHFHRLRERCLESIGALHDAARVVAELDLYRALGETAARERWTRPVLTESRKLVLKQSRHPMVERALDGGAFVPNDCALDGEREQIWLITGPNMGGKSTFLRQVGLAVYLAQVGSYVPAASAEIGLADRIFTRVGASDQIARGASTFFVEMEETAAILRQATDQSLVLLDEVGRGTSTYDGLSLAWAVTEALHEGPRARPRTLFATHYHELTDLEATLPRLKNRNVRVSETGGRIVFLHVIAPGRADRSYGIHVAQLAGVPGEVLARAEEILARLEREHAAGQNGARGDAGGGPGRGVGADERAALLVELADAPVERLTPLDALQRLASLRDRARGSGGTR